A window of the Bradysia coprophila strain Holo2 chromosome X unlocalized genomic scaffold, BU_Bcop_v1 contig_42, whole genome shotgun sequence genome harbors these coding sequences:
- the LOC119069987 gene encoding E3 SUMO-protein ligase ZBED1-like — protein sequence MKNINKALMYKYEDLRKTHDDEYNKTLYRIFSELENISELLETSEFIISDFDIEEDDAEIVKRFSTDQVRRATQFTTIKNSNATRWNSFLTMLNSFDKNIDVINNCLERAKKYHLILSDTEHNVVKEFVKILGVFEKATDVFQGSKYATLNMTLIFYIEIKENLNKLSKEKSLSPLGRRAVTILLDNFDKRFKLDDDMVLAAFLDPSMQHLGQIKDYFTKNDIDVAEILLDKWQKYELSLSEGKSQSSQSDEKQGRKRESTQQMGNDVKRIRLELIEKHCAASAAVSDSPINCIRRELSKYTSVIGVLEDPLIWWATNQKQYPYMSTISKVILSFMATSAIVERFFSVAGILMTKHKSNLNPITMQKILFIHENFDLVKEHFEF from the exons atgaaaaatatcaataagGCATTGATGTACAAATATGAAGATTTGCGGAAAACGCATGATGACGAATATAACAAAACCCTCTATCGTATATTCAGCGAGCTCGAAAACATAT CTGAACTATTGGAAACATCAGAATTCATAATCTCAGATTTTGATATAGAAGAAGATGATGCTGAAATAGTGAAACGATTTTCTACCGATCAAGTGAGACGTGCCACTCAATTTACAACGATAAAGAATTCAAATGCGACCCGTTGGAACAGTTTTCTGACTATGCTGAATAGCTTCGACAAAAATATAG ATGTTATAAACAACTGCCTGGAACGGGCGAAGAAGTACCACTTGATTTTATCGGACACGGAGCATAACGTCGTAAaggaatttgttaaaattcttGGTGTATTCGAAAAAGCCACAGACGTATTCCAAGGATCGAAATATGCAACGCTCAACATGACGttaattttttacattgaGATAAAAGAGAA CTTAAATAAACTTTCGAAAGAGAAGTCTTTATCACCACTCGGTAGACGCGCCGTTACGATACTTTTGGACAACTTTGATAAACGGTTCAAATTGGACGATGATATGGTCTTGGCGGCATTTTTAGATCCGTCGATGCAGCACTTAGGGCAAATTAAAgactattttactaaaaatgatattgacgttgctgaaattttgcttgataAGTGGCAGAAGTACGAATTATCGCTAAGCGAAGGTAAATCACAGTCTTCACAGTCGGATGAGAAACAAGGACGCAAAAGAGAATCAACACAGCAAATGGGAAATGATGTCAAACGAATTCGATTAGAATTAATCGAAAAGCATTGTGCAGCTAGTGCAGCAGTTTCAGATTCTCCTATCAATTGTATTAGGAGGGAATTGAGCAAATACACCTCGGTGATAGGTGTTTTGGAGGACCCATTAATATGGTGGGCGACAAATCAAAAACAGTATCCGTACATGAGTACAATCtcaaaagtaattttatcTTTTATGGCAACCTCTGCTATCGTTGAGAGATTCTTTTCGGTAGCAGGAATTCTGATGACAAAACACAAATCTAACTTAAATCCAATTACgatgcaaaaaattttattcattcatgAAAACTTTGATCTCGTCAAGGAGCACTTCGAGTTTTAG